A portion of the Platichthys flesus chromosome 7, fPlaFle2.1, whole genome shotgun sequence genome contains these proteins:
- the LOC133956777 gene encoding probable E3 ubiquitin-protein ligase DTX3, translating into MRTRKQLLVLVASRPEEKKMESSRNKKKNGSEDCVICLDQIQDEKTLPCRHSFCARCIDQVFRVKPACPICNTYHGAYTGTQPRGTMAVTRSSQRLPGYEHCGCITIQYSFPGGIQGPEHPNPGVSYSGTFREAYLPACSEGEEVARLLRKAFDRRLIFTIGRSATTGCNNVITWNDIHHKTSKSGGPQCFGYPDPAYLFRVREELRLQGVTEDN; encoded by the exons ATGCGCACGCGGAAGCAGCTCCTGGTGCTTGTGGCGTCACGGccggaagaaaagaaaatggaaagcagcagaaacaagaagaagaacggTTCGGAGGACTGCGTCATTTGCTTGGACCAGATTCAGGACGAGAAGACGCTGCCGTGCCGTCACTCGTTCTGCGCTCGTTGCATCGACCAAGTCTTCAGGGTGAAGCCCGCGTGTCCGATCTGCAACACCTATCACGGCGCGTACACGGGGACCCAGCCGAGGGGCACGATGGCGGTGACGCGCAGCTCGCAGCGGCTGCCCGGCTACGAGCACTGCGGCTGCATCACCATTCAGTACAGTTTCCCTGGGGGGATCCAAGGG CCCGAGCACCCAAATCCCGGGGTGAGCTACAGCGGCACCTTCCGTGAAGCCTACCTGCCAGCCTGCagcgagggggaggaggtggcgAGGCTGCTGAGGAAAGCGTTCGACCGGAGACTCATCTTCACCATCGGACGATCCGCCACCACGGGCTGCAACAACGTCATCACCTGGAACGACATTCACCACAAGACCAGCAAGTCAGGCGGCCCACAATG ttttggaTATCCAGACCCAGCATATCTGTTCAGGGTTCGAGAGGAGCTTCGTCTTCAAGGAGTGACAGAGGATAACTAA